cttacacaccccacacacccctcacacactgttacacaccccacacacacccctcacacacactcttacacaccccacacaccccacacacacactcttacacaccccacacacactcttacacacccctcacacacactcttacacaccccacacacccctcacacacactcttacacaccccacacacccctcacacacactcttacacaccccacacacccctcacacacactcttacacaccccacacacccctcacacacactgttacacaccccacacacccctcacacacactcttacacaccccacacacccctcacacacactcttacacaccccacacacccctcacacacactcttacacaccccacacacccctcacacacactcttacacaccccacacacccctcacacacactcttacacaccccacacacccctcacacacactcttacacaccccacacacccctcacacacactcttacacaccccacacacccctcacacactgttacacaccccacacaccccttacacacactcttacacacccctcacacacactcttcaccctcctgccatctggaaagaggtaccggagcattcgggcctcacaaccagactgtgtaacagtttctttcctcaagccatcaggatcctcaacacccgggactgaactgttctacactctcacacacacacacacacacacacacactcactcaggactgaactgtatattaactctctgtctctctcacacacagatacacacactctctcttgactgtgtggacgcacacacacatacacacacacaatttatattgttcattacttatggcactacctcaacctgtcatccgctgttatagttatatttatgtttattctctttgcactacctcaaccgctgctgtgtatttttgcacaatattttcagtatttttcaatatatatatttcaatattttcaaTATGTTCagtgcacaatatttttgcacaatacttttttttatttttttacatcatttcactttatctattttatttcacttacattccagtacacgttcttttatttcttttcagcgctaagtgtcctgtgttcttttgtgttgtttttcttgtatttattgtcttttttgcactgtcttgtctatgctctgtttgcacctagctgcacactgtgcactttacgtggctaagacaaacttctgtcctagctctgtggtggtgttttgtgttgaactctttgttgttgtatgtttatgtagcaccaggtcctggagaaacgttgtttcatttcactatgtactgcgtcagatatatgtggttgaaatgacaataaagcttcttgaatcttgaatatatgtctgtgtgtgtgtgtgtgtgtaaaggtcaccccccccccacacacacacacacacatgttaacCCTAGAACGCCAAGTGTATCATATTTGATTCATGAGTTTCTGAGACCTTTGCTCCACCCACATTATCAACACATTTCCCAAAAATCTGTTGTATACAATCTGATACTTGTcttctgccccctagtggattTATCCATGCTCTGTGGTCAACAGCATGTTATAGGCATTCTTTTCCAATATGGCTCCCTTCATGGACTGACTTGCTAGTTTTTTGAAGGGACAACTTTGCTCATTTTGAAAAAGTTATggtaaaaataacatttatgttgTTACTCATTTTTCAATATCAGTATGTACTTTATTGAAGCAACTAATAATTACTTCatattttatacagaatgtTGTAGTAAAATCATGTTGAAAATATGTGTATTAAATATGATACAGCAGGTATACAAGGTAATTTAGCTCAGTCATCACTGTATTGCATTTCATGATGTAATCTGCATTATTTCTGCCACAAAGCCCAATACAGAGTttttattaactgattaaattaattacacattaaaatgtcatcttaaaaaataattgttaatTGATTCCATATTAATGGAACTAAGAACCAGATGCAACACCTCCATGTAAAAGGCCAAACTCCAGCATGCCTTCTGCAAACTTTAACAACTCTTCCTCCGTTATTTACTGTTTCCTCTGATGAATTATTGAGGAATAAAATCCGCTGCTTCGAGCTTTCCTGGAGCTTTCCATCCTTTTAAACTTATTCACAGACCGATGGGCAGTAGCCTGGGTGTGGTCATTTTAAGAGTAATTGCTGCCCCCGGCTCCGTTCAACACTTCACCTGATACAGGTGCTGTGATTAGTTTAAAGTAAAGACCTGACTTTGGGGTTTAGTTTATGGATTTTTACTGGGATTAAAACTTCACTCATTTCATCCAAACTCCTGCAGAAGGAAAACATTTTCTCAATGAAAGTTTAGGGACCGTCACTAAAGTTCAGCAAAGTTTGACGTTAGCAATTAAATTAATGAAATGAGTTAATCTATTCTAATCTAacctttttttctatatttataatcatataatcaACTAAAAACATGTAAACTGTTTCTGTTCCAGAGATAAAAAGCTTTCTGAACACGATGTCTGCACATGAGTTAACAAAAAGCACTGAGGTTTTTTCACCTCAGCATGAAGATGGagctgatcatcatcatcatcatcatcatcatcatcatccctgcAGGACAGGTCGAGCTTTTCATCTTTTTCTGAACTTTTAAATGTATGAGTTAGGATCCAGTTACAGCCTTGATGACTAACGTTTGTTACTTTGCGCTTCGTCTGTAGCTCTAACTGAGAAGGAGACTCCAGGGACGTCGGGCATCCTGCCCAGTGATGGTGATAAATACGGGTCAGATGGTCCGAATGCAAGGTTTCCTGGCCCTCTGATGAGGTGagactctctttctcctctcacaTGTGCAGTATTTCAGCTGCAGTGTCCTGAAGCAGATCATCAGGtgttgaaagtgtgtgtgtggttcagtagTCCATTTCTAACCAGCTGTTCCAACATCTGTTTCAGTGCTAAGCTGCAGAAGGATGATCTGATCAGATTTATCCAGTGGAAATGTCAGGAGTGTCTGCTAGACCAGGATGAACCTGAGAAATCCTATTACTTCTGGCTGATTATGGAACGCTTCTGTAATAAGAACAGGGTAAGTGCTGGCTGGAGATCATTATTGCTGCCATCATGACGGTTTAATCGAGAAGATTAATGATAAAATCTCCACAAATGAAGAATAAATATCAATTCAGTAGACGTGAAGGTAAAGAGATGTTTCTTTTCCAGAGAGTAATGATGGCTGAAATCGCTGTGCTGCTCCTCAGAGGCTACAGATGCCTGAGGAGAAAGGTAAGTGTTCCAGCATCACCTTCtccctgtcctgtgtgtgttgtgatggtgagaTTCACGTGGACTAACGTGACCCTTTCTGCTGCAGCATGGAGGTCTTAGGAAAATGGAGGACTGGTGTCTTCCTCTGGCCGGGCTTTTGTGCTCGTCTTCTTCAGAAGATGAAGTCATAGAAGCCGTCATTAAAATGGGAGATGATTTCGGTAGGATACGCTCCACTGGAACAACATTCTTATGGAACTATCATGTaactacactcactgtccactttattaggaacaccacaCGCCTGCTCCTTTCATCTCAGTGACTGATGGTGCTGATGGTTGTTGGAGTTTCAGGATTTTAGAAACTTGATTGGCCGATTAGATCATCGCACGAATGaactggtgttcctaataaagtggacaggtttacagacactgatgctttttttttatcttcagcCTCCAGAGGATGGATCTATGCAGCACATATCTGCTACGTGGCGGCGCAAATGGAGCTTGGATCACGCCCACAGTTTAGACTGATTGGATCtgacaggttgtgtgtgtgtgtgtgggtgtgtgtgtgtgagtgtgtgtgtgtgtgtgtgagtgtgtgtgtgtgtgtgttagcttatTTAACACGTCTTTTCTCTTTGCACCAGATGGCCAGGTGATAGATCAGCCATGAGGGAGGTGATGGAGAGAACTGAGGTCTATGAGTACGTGTTGTCTCTGACCTCAGGGTTCGGCCAGCTGGACTTCCAGGTTTGAATTTCTCTTCTTCCCTGTTTCATGTCCAGTTTAACCAGGAACCATCGTACTGAGAATGAACGCTTCTCTTTCTACTTTAGGAGTTCAAGTGGCTTTATGCTCTTGAGCTAGCTGAGATGGTACCTGCTGACGAGGTGTTTGTTTACTGTGAGAGCATCGCTGAGGTGGTCTTCATGCTCCCTCACTGCTTCAAAACTGTCTTCATAGAGCGGCTTGTAAGGGTAAAGAAGCTGACCGGTATCTTCTGTGAAATGGCTTCCATTTTTCAGACACAAACTCTTTATCGTTAATTTACTTTCCCTGTTTGTCTTCAGCTTCAGGAAGGAAAACCCAAGTGGCTGCTGaaactttacacactgcacagagaGAAAGCAGCTTGTGCTGACCCTTTCACTGAAATGTTACAAACCAGAGCACGATTATCTACAAATCAGTCAAAACGTGAGCTCagtactgagagagagagacagagagagagagacagacagagagagacagagagaaagaaagacagagagagagacagagatagagagaaagaaagacagagagagagacagacagacagagagagacagagatagagagaaagaaagacagagagagacagacagacagagagagacagagagagagagagacagagagaaagaaagacagagagagagacagagatagagagaaagaaagacagagagagagacagacagacagagagagacagagatagagagaaagaaagacagagagagacagacagacagagagagacagagatagagagaaagaaagacagagagagacagagatagagagaaagaaagacagagagagacagagatagagagaaagaaagacagagagagagagacagacagacagagagagacagagatagagagaaagaaagacagagagagacagacagacagagagagacagagatagagagaaagaaagacagagagagacagagatagagagaaagaaagacagagagagagacagacagacagagagagacagagatagagagaaagaaagacagagagagacagacagacagagagagacagagatagagagaaagaaagatagagagaaagaaagacagagagagacagacagacagagagacagagaaagaaagacagatagagagagacagacagacagagagacagagatagagagaaagaaagacagatagagagagacagacagacagagagagacagagatagagagaaagaaagacagagacagagagagagagagagacttttgacTTTGAAACATCTTTAATGATGTGTCGGGTCAGTCAGAGTTAAATGgtaataaataattagaataaaTAGTTGAATAAAGTGAACAGTACAGAGGGATAAGAAAAGAGAACATACAGTCATGGCCAAAAATATCGGCACCCTTGCAATTCTGTCAGAAAATGTAACCCTTCTCTCAGAATATTGTTGCAGTTGTAAATGTTTTGGTTCTCAcgtgtttattgtttttgtttgcactgaaacaacacaaaaatacagAGAAGAAAAGTCAAATCTGATACAATTCCACACAGAACCCAAAAAATGCACTGGACAAAATTATTGGGATCTTGTCAGAATTGTAAGAAATAATTGCTTTTCAAGCATGTGATGTTCCTGTAATTTGTATTTAGACACACCAGTTGCAAGTAACAGGTGTGGACAATACAGTAATCACACATGCAACCAGTTAAAATGGAGAAATGTCTCAACCTTCGTGTTTTGTGTCACACTGAGCATGGAGAAAAGAACCAAGTGTAAAGAGTTGTCTGTGGATTTGAGAGAAAAAATTGTGGGAAAACATGGACAATCTCAAGGCTCCAAGTCCATCTCCAGAGATCTTAATGTTCCTGTGTCCACTGTGTgcaatgtcatcaagaggattACAGCCCATGGCACTACAGCTAACCTCACTGGACGTGGACAGAAGAgcaaaattaatgaaaaattacAACGAAGGATTGTTAAAATGGTGGATAAAGGACCGTGATTAACTTCCAAACAAATTCAAGCTCATCTGCAGACACAGGGTACAACAGTGTCAGCTTGCACTATCCAATGCCATCTGAATGAAGAGGGATGCTATGGTAGGAGACCCAGGAGAacaccactgctacacaaaGGCGTAAAAAAGCAAGACTGGAGTTTGGGAAAACGTATGTGACAAAATCACAATCCTTCTGGGAGAACGTACTGTGGTGACAAAAGTAGAGCTTTTTGGTAAAGGACATCATGGCACTGTTTACAGACAAAGAAATGAGGCctttaaagaaaagaacacaGTCTAACATGGTGGAGGTTCAAAGATGTTTTGGGGTTGCTTTGCTGCTTCTGGCACTAGGTGCCTTGACTGTGTGAATGGTATCATGAAATCTGATGATTACCAAAGAACTTTGGGGCGCAATGTAGTGGCCAGTGTCAGAAAGCTCTGTCTCCACCAGAGGTCACTggtctttcagcaggacaatgacctgAAACACACTTCATGGTTACAAACCATGGTTACGAACAAAGCGCTGGAGAGTTCCGAAATGGCCAGCAATGAGTCCAGATCTGAATCCCATAGAACACCTGGGAAGAGATCTCAAAACAGCAGTTGGGAGAAGGCATCCCCCAAATCTGAATGACCTGGAGCAGTTTGCAAAAGAAGAGTGGTTTAAAATTCCAGCAGAGAGGTGTAAGAAACTCATTCATGGTTACAGAAAGCCACTGATACCAGTTATTTTTTCCAAAGGGGGTGCTACCAAATATTAAgttaagggtgccaataattttgtcCAGTACATTTTTTGGGTTCTGTGTGGAATTGTATCAGATTTgacttttcttctgttttttgtgttgttcctaTGCAAACTAAAACAATAAACATTGAGTACCAAAAATATTCTGAGAGAAGAGTTGCATTTTCTGACAGAATtgcaagggtgccaatatttttgggCATGAGTGTACATATAcaataataaatggattttggggaagagaaagagacaaaaataaaaatttcaggAGGATCTAGTGGAGAAAGTGTGTGCTTGGTTGTCTCACTGACCATGGCTGCTGCCCCAGCTGTCTTACAGGAGAAGATCTCTGGTCTGCAGTAACCTTGTTACCTCATCGTTGTGGCACAAAATGACGGTGCCTGAACCTCCTGAAGGCGTAGTAAGGAATATTCAGCAACAGTTGGTAAAATTCTTTATGGTCAGATCAACACTGGCTGAAGGCTTCAGTCCACTATCTGACCAGGCAAGAGGGAGCTCAAGGGCTTGTTGACCTCAGATCAAGAGTCCAGGCTTTTAGACAGTTCAAAGACTCCTCTATGGAGAGAGGGTCAGCTGGTCTGGGGGTGACTCTGTCCGCCTGAGAAGACCAGGAGGAATGGGACTTGATCTTCACCAGTTCCTAATAGATAGTGAGAAGCTGGACTTGAATGGACTGACCGCTTTCTATAAATGAGTGCTAAAATCACAGACTTTGCTGAACTATTCCCAGGAGTTAAATAGCACTCACGATCAGTGGTTTTTCATCCCTGCACTTGAGGTTGGACAGTCTTAAATCAGAAGTGAGAAATGTTCTAGTTGCTGCAAGTAACCAGAGTTAGGCATTTAGCCTCTGAGGATGGACGGGTATCTGCAGAGACTTTGGATAAGATCTCTCTGGCTCAAAAACTGCTGATCCAAGTGCTTTAAAGACTGTCACAGGATTATAGAGTCTCCCTGGACATGTTGAATAGGGAGGAGGATCTCTCCACCCCAAAGCTGAAGATCTCAGCTGTAAACTTGATAAGAAATAAAGGACACCTTCATGAAACCTGCACTGGAGCATCTCAGTGTCATCAGGAGGAAATCACTCTGGATACTGTGTGTAAAAGTGCTGCACCTTCATGATGTCCAGAGTCCAAATGGATGGAGTTTCTTGGATCAGGCTCTTCACCCAGAGGTAGCTGGAAAACCTTGTACAAACCCCACATTGAGAAAAGGTCAGGAGACCTGCAGTGGAGGATTGTGCATGGTATAATAGCCATAAACAGACACCGAGCATGTCTAGATCCACAGGCCAGGGAGGACTGCCCATTCTGTGGTCAGCTTGAAACACTGTTTCATTTGGTTTCTATTTGTTCAGGGCTAGTTTCTCTAtctcaggggtgtccaatcttatccagaaaggtcCAGTGTGGgtccaggttttcattccaaacaagcagaagctacacctgattccaacgggctaatcaactgatcttggctttcagtagaatcaggtgtagcttttgctcagttggaatgaaaacctgcaccgacaccggccctttgcggataagattggtcACCCTGCTCCATCTTATCTACTGAAGGAGTGGTGCTAGACATTACGGGGAGCtttcacaacaaaaaaaattccatcTATGGtccaaaatataaaagtatCAAGAAGGAACTTCATAAAGATAGAATTTGCTTTTATAAATTGATTAtgcggagagagagagcgagacaggcaggcagagagagagagagacagactggaTGTGATTGATTTTTCTTCTGATTGTTATATTAACCACAGACGCTGATATTTAAGTCTCTGTACTCCGAGACTTGTGTAataaccactgtgtgtgtgtgtgtgtgtaacacagagGAGCTCAAGTCATGTTACATTATTGGAGATCTGCTGGGCACAGGAGGCTTCGGCTCGGTCTTTGCTGGACTTAGTAAAGAGGACGGGAAGCTGGTAATAACGCTGTGTTAATATAGTGATGAGACTCGTTAGTTAAACGATGTAGAGATGATTAAttcttttctgtctgtgtgaacAGGTTGCTATTAAATACATGCCCAAATAAGAGAAGTTCATCACCCTCATGAGTAAAGTTCCTTTACTACTGAGATTCTGAGGAGAAACTTCTCTCCTACCATCTACTCTCTCTGCTTACTGCTGTGCTAACCCATGCTAACactgtgtgggtgggtgtgggtgtgggtgggtgggtgtatgtgggtgggtgtgtgtgtgtgattttagccCGGAGAGACGTGCAGGCTGTTTAGGGAGGTAGGGTTAATGGAGATGGTGTCCAAGCCTCGTCATTGTGAGAATGTGGTGGAGCTGCTGGAATGGTTCGAGACACCCACCTCTTTCGCCTTGGTGCTGGAGAGACCCATCCCCTGTATGAACCTCCACAAATTCCGTAAATTTTATGGAGGTCGGTTATCTGCAGCAGTGTCTCAGACGATCCTGAGGCAGGTGGTTCGAGCTGCTAAGCACTGCTGTGATTGTGGAGTTTTCCATCGCGACATCAAGCCTGAGAATATTCTCATCAATCCGGACACTCTGGAGGTGAAGCTGATTGACtttggctgtggggatttgatGAAGGACGAGGTGTACACCAGTTTTTCTGGTAATTTCACAACAGATATGGATAGAGGTCATAGAGGATAGAGTCATGGATAGAGGTCAGTGGAGAAATGTTTGATTCTGATGGACGCTGctctttcttttactttcacTCAGGAACTCCAGCTTACTGCCCTCCTGAGTGGATACGCAACAATGAGTATTTAGCTGTTCCTGCTACTGTCTGGAGTCTGGGTGTAGTCCTGTATGAGATACTCAGTGGAAACCTGCCTTTCTACAGTGAGCAGGAGATTAGTGTTGCTTGTTTGCCACTACTTTCTGGTTTGTCTAAAGGTGTGAAAATGCAGAAGCATCACATTTCTACCTCTAGAACAAAACTGTAACACTTAATAACGTAATGATTCGTTTTTGTTCTCTGGTCAATTCTCACAGAGTGCTACAACCTGCTTATGTTGTGCCTGGATCTGGTCCCTGAAGACCGTCCAACTCTGGATGAAATCCTGAACCATGTCTGGTTAAAGGAGGAGATTTACGATGGCGACCAGGTGATAGAGTTAGACATGAATCAGACCTGATGAAGCTGAGCTGAGACTCGCTGTAATAGTCTAGAGTACAGAGATGGTACTGGATCAGTGCTGAGTTCTCTAACACAGATTAATGTGGAATTATATTCACTTCATTATGatgaaataaagtgtaaaatgagtctgatatctGACTGTGTTTTTACTTTGCAGAACCCTTCTGGTGACCAGGATCTggacacaccttcatcacactgacacaaatctaaaaaaaaaaagattgaccATGCTGCCCCTGCCATGCCCTCAAACACTCCCACTGTCTGACTGAAGCTTGTGTTCTACCGCTGATTTTAGAATGGGAGCTGTTGCTCCGCCCACTCTGCCTCCCTGGATAGCAGGGACAGCCTACTGTAACCTGTACCACGCCCATGATAGTGCAGGACACTCAGAGAGCTCCACAGAGCTCCTGGACTACAGGTGGTCCACACTGGTCTCCTGGGCACCGGTCTCTCCTCAGTGTAGAGCTCAAGGGGAATTCGGAGGTCGAGGAATCCGTCATG
The nucleotide sequence above comes from Hemibagrus wyckioides isolate EC202008001 linkage group LG01, SWU_Hwy_1.0, whole genome shotgun sequence. Encoded proteins:
- the LOC131360488 gene encoding serine/threonine-protein kinase pim-1-like, which encodes MEMVSKPRHCENVVELLEWFETPTSFALVLERPIPCMNLHKFRKFYGGRLSAAVSQTILRQVVRAAKHCCDCGVFHRDIKPENILINPDTLEVKLIDFGCGDLMKDEVYTSFSGTPAYCPPEWIRNNEYLAVPATVWSLGVVLYEILSGNLPFYSEQEISVACLPLLSGLSKECYNLLMLCLDLVPEDRPTLDEILNHVWLKEEIYDGDQNPSGDQDLDTPSSH